CCCATTACAGATGAGGTGAACAACCGTGGACTCTCCTCGGCCTGATGGAGAACCGTTGTGGGAGAGTGAGGACCTCTGCTTAGTGGAGCGAATCCACCTCACAGCTTTCGGCCGCGCGCATCGTGTATGACACTAGCCCACTTACCTAGCCCCATTGATATTGAGTTTCGTACTGGAACCAATAAACTCCGCTTGTATGGCTGGAAATCTTACGGGAAATCGTACAGTTCTCTTAGACTTTTGAGCTCTGATTCCTTAGGATTTTTGCAGAATTTGCCTTTTCTTGATTCTTACTGCCTCATTGTCTGGTCAGCTAGAATTTCCTATCTGCCTCAGTACAAATTCACCGACAAGCACTCCATATTAGCAATAATATTCATTTGATATTTATTTAAACAGTATATGTTCATATGTAGACACAGAAGCTTGCGGTCCAATGACTGAAAACCAGTCAATTAGTTTGCAGAACTTTAGGGAGATGCGTTTGGACTTACTAATCTATCGCCCATAAGGGCAAGCTAAACCAAATCAATTGCAAGGAGACCTATAGGAAATGACAGATGATGAATTTCCAAATCTAGAGACCAATGAAGAAATAATCAGAGAAGACTCCGCAAAGCATGTAATGCACAGCGGAAATGTTAAACAGGGGGGCAGACTGGTACTAACGAACCAGAGATTGTTGTTCGGACGAGAAAGCTCATTCTTGTTCTTCTTCTTCAAGAGCACAGATACTACCGTCGATGTACCTCTTGACCAAATCAGGAAAGTTGGTACTAAGGGTGTGATTAGAAAACAGCTGCAAGTTAGTCACGAAGATAATGGCAATTATGAGGAGGACTTTTTCCAAGTTGGCGACGTCGATGTGTGGGTAGCAAAGCTGAAAGAGCTATCAGACGCCGAGTAAACCT
This DNA window, taken from Candidatus Thorarchaeota archaeon, encodes the following:
- a CDS encoding PH domain-containing protein; translation: MTDDEFPNLETNEEIIREDSAKHVMHSGNVKQGGRLVLTNQRLLFGRESSFLFFFFKSTDTTVDVPLDQIRKVGTKGVIRKQLQVSHEDNGNYEEDFFQVGDVDVWVAKLKELSDAE